A window of the Henckelia pumila isolate YLH828 chromosome 3, ASM3356847v2, whole genome shotgun sequence genome harbors these coding sequences:
- the LOC140888640 gene encoding uncharacterized protein, producing the protein MAGKDETQKPAKSEANKFDNPNDPLYLHYSDQQGLTLITKPLNGENYSSWSRAMLMALNIKNKEGFVNGSIKQPLETSITELQQWRRCNNLVKAWLSNSISQDIGASVIYYEDAHEIWSDLKDRFSRTNSVHLFHVEEAIYNCRQDNMNIATYYTKLKGLWAGMNEMHYIASHNAHVVL; encoded by the coding sequence ATGGCAGGAAAAGATGAAACCCAAAAGCCAGCCAAGTCCGAGGCTAACAAATTTGATAATCCTAATGATCCCCTTTATCTTCATTATTCTGATCAACAGGGGCTAACACTCATCACAAAACCATTAAATGGAGAAAACTACAGCAGTTGGAGCCGTGCCATGCTCATGGCTCTCAATATCAAGAATAAAGAAGGCTTTGTCAATGGCTCCATCAAACAACCACTGGAGACTTCCATCACAGAGCTTCAACAATGGAGGCGATGCAATAATCTCGTAAAGGCATGGCTTTCCAATTCAATCTCACAAGATATTGGAGCAAGCGTGATATATTATGAAGATGCTCACGAAATTTGGAGCGATTTGAAAGATCGTTTTTCCCGTACCAATAGTGTCCATCTTTTTCACGTTGAGGAAGCCATATACAACTGCAGACAAGACAACATGAATATTGCGACATATTACACCAAGCTTAAAGGGCTATGGGCCGGGATGAACGAGATGCACTATATAGCTTCCCACAATGCTCATGTAGTGCTATGA